The following proteins are encoded in a genomic region of Labeo rohita strain BAU-BD-2019 chromosome 5, IGBB_LRoh.1.0, whole genome shotgun sequence:
- the LOC127166121 gene encoding GTPase IMAP family member 7: MAETHHNEFKLVGPEKPQRAHASVGSEITVPCHLSPEISAVDMEIGWFKETDCVCLYKNREVIEGRGYEDRVSLSHNERGKVSLLLREFRKSDVGDYLCQVTSRDKSEEISVRVRELCAESPTESPGHKIDVAKGALGMCKIQIEKINRAWTKDERRKMKESGLMAVQLQGMDFGQVVEVLLYESDIRNKLQKQLEGRKQQQKKHVNPESSIPNSPVFVGVELRLVLLGRSGLEKRAAGIMILGREERSQTGTSTEIQQSESRQGEVAGRKVTVVETPDWFCSGLSPNELRRDVELCVCLSTPGPHVFLLVIPVKESAGQERGMLEKMEEILVERCWKHTVILFTVTDEEQEKNIEKFIQSGHQEVQRLVEKCENRFHCLNINQSGDDSQVLQLLEKIEKMVAGNTDRFQWSDIYLHESQIQELERKLRMETEQKDTLGRQMEEKNRDIQTLNQKILELKAIQEKQWLCVIS; encoded by the exons ATGGCAGAAACACACCACA ATGAGTTTAAGCTTGTTGGTCCTGAAAAACCTCAAAGAGCTCATGCATCAGTAGGGTCTGAAATAACAGTTCCCTGTCACCTGTCTCCTGAAATAAGTGCTGTTGACATGGAAATCGGATGGTTTAAGGAGACAGACTGTGTGTGTCTCTATAAGAACAGAGAGGTGATAGAGGGGAGGGGATACGAGGACAGAGTGAGTTTGTCCCATAACGAGAGGGGAAAAGTTTCCTTACTCCTGAGAGAGTTCAGAAAATCAGATGTTGGAGATTACTTGTGTCAGGTCACCAGTAGAGATAAATCAGAGGAGATATCAGTAAGAGTAAGAG AGCTGTGTGCAGAGAGCCCAACAGAATCCCCAG GTCATAAAATAGATGTGGCAAAAGGTGCACTTGGTATGTGCAAAATACAAATAGAAAAG ataaaCAGAGCTTGGACCAAGGACGAAAGAAGGAAAATGAAGGAATCCGGTTTAATGGCAG TTCAGCTTCAAGGGATGGATTTTGGACAGGTGGTGGAGGTTCTCCTATATGAGAGTGACATAAGAAATAAACTGCAAAAACAATTGGAGGGGAGAAAACAACAGCagaaaaaacatg TGAATCCAGAATCCTCCATTCCAAACTCCCCAGTGTTTGTAGGAGTAGAACTCAGGCTTGTTCTTTTGGGGAGGTCTGGATTGGAGAAAAGAGCAGCAGGAATCATGATCCTGGGCAGAGAGGAGAGAAGCCAGACTGGTACATCTACAGAAATCCAGCAGAGTGAGAGCAGACAAGGGGAGGTTGCTGGGAGGAAGGTGACTGTGGTGGAAACTCCTGACTGGTTCTGCTCTGGACTCTCTCCAAACGAGCTGAGACGGGATGTTGaactctgtgtctgtctgtctactcCAGGACCACATGTTTTCCTCCTAGTCATACCAGTGAAAGAGTCTGCTGGACAGGAGAGAGGGATGCTGGAGAAAATGGAGGAAATACTGGTGGAAAGATGCTGGAAGCACACTGTGATCCTTTTCACTGTTACTGATGAAGAACAAGAGAAGAACATTGAGAAGTTTATCCAATCGGGGCATCAGGAGGTCCAGAGACTTGTAGAGAAATGTGAAAACAGGTTTCACTGTCTCAACATCAATCAGAGTGGAGATGATTCTCAAGTGTTACAACTGCTGGAGAAAATTGAGAAGATGGTTGCAGGAAACACAGACAGATTCCAGTGGAGTGATATTTACCTGCATGAATCTCAGATTCAGGAATTGGAGAGAAAGCTCAGGATGGAGACAGAACAAAAGGATACATTAGGCAGACAAATGGAGGAAAAGAACAGAGATATACAAACACTGAACCAAAAGATCTTAGAGCTCAAAGCAATTCAAGAAAAACAATGGCTCTGTGTTATTTCCTGA
- the bmp10 gene encoding bone morphogenetic protein 10, translating into MGVSRNYVWITCTFSTSILLAFFLLSYGPFCAQSSPIGSPERFRTAPGFDDGHGGVLDPSLLEQNSEVDMQSLLETLKGQFLRTFNLTRPGPPMQPGATRVEPPEYMLELYNRFANDRTAMPSANIVRSFKNEDSSPCSVGPGGVRRHPLIFNVSIPHHERVTAAELRLYTLVQTDRNKYAGVDRKVTIYEVKQLKTNSSQQIRGDSIEGGNQTQQEGETELVELASRQVYGTDNGWESFDMTAAVHLWRKSDYGTTHMLEVHIASLNSQSETSAEGKDEDNTRGGNMDIDTSPEDKHKPLMIVFSDDQSGDHRGDKRELNELIQHETEPGVQDNLELELNGLWDDLEVMGQKDEEQSEEALLQMRSNLIYDTASRIRRNAKGNQCKKTSLYVDFKDIGWDSWILAPSGYEAYECTGACMYPLTKHVTPTKHAIVQTLVSLKSPQRVSRACCVPTELDPISLLYLDDAGVVTYQYKYEGMVVAKCGCR; encoded by the exons ATGGGTGTCAGCAGGAATTACGTTTGGATTACGTGTACATTCAGCACATCTATTTTATTGGCCTTTTTCCTCCTCTCCTATGGTCCTTTCTGTGCACAAAGTAGCCCTATCGGCTCCCCTGAGAGGTTTCGCACCGCTCCAGGGTTTGATGACGGACATGGAGGGGTTCTGGATCCTTCCCTCCTGGAGCAGAACAGTGAGGTAGACATGCAGAGCTTGCTGGAGACCCTGAAGGGACAGTTTCTGCGCACTTTTAACCTGACACGTCCCGGCCCCCCTATGCAGCCAGGGGCCACTCGAGTTGAGCCCCCTGAGTACATGCTAGAGCTCTACAACCGCTTCGCCAATGACCGAACGGCAATGCCTTCTGCAAACATCGTACGCAGCTTTAAAAACGAAG acTCCTCCCCATGCAGCGTGGGACCTGGTGGGGTGAGACGACACCCACTTATCTTCAACGTGTCTATCCCACATCACGAGAGAGTCACCGCAGCTGAGCTCCGACTCTACACTTTGGTCCAGACCGACCGCAACAAATACGCTGGTGTTGACCGAAAAGTGACCATATATGAGGTCAAACAGCTTAAAACGAACAGCAGTCAGCAAATAAGAGGGGACAGTATTGAGGGAGGAAATCAAACCCAGCAAGAGGGAGAAACAGAATTAGTGGAGTTGGCGTCTCGACAGGTTTACGGTACAGACAACGGCTGGGAATCCTTTGACATGACCGCTGCCGTGCATCTTTGGCGGAAATCAGACTACGGCACCACCCACATGCTGGAGGTCCACATAGCCAGTTTGAACTCTCAGAGTGAGACGTCAGCCGAAGGTAAGGATGAAGACAACACCAGAGGAGGGAACATGGACATTGACACCAGCCCTGAGGACAAACACAAACCCTTAATGATCGTCTTCTCTGATGACCAGAGCGGAGACCACCGCGGAGACAAACGAGAGCTGAATGAACTGATCCAGCATGAGACTGAGCCGGGTGTTCAAGACAACCTTGAGCTAGAACTGAACGGTCTCTGGGACGACCTGGAAGTTATGGGACAAAAAGATGAGGAGCAGAGTGAGGAAGCTCTCCTACAGATGCGCTCCAACCTCATCTACGACACAGCATCTAGAATCCGACGCAATGCTAAAGGCAACCAGTGTAAAAAGACTTCCCTCTATGTGGACTTCAAAGACATCGGCTGGGACAGTTGGATCCTAGCGCCCTCCGGTTACGAAGCCTACGAGTGTACGGGGGCGTGCATGTACCCGTTGACCAAACACGTTACACCTACAAAACACGCCATTGTGCAAACCTTGGTCAGTCTGAAAAGTCCACAAAGGGTGTCCAGGGCTTGTTGCGTCCCCACTGAACTAGATCCCATCTCGTTGCTCTACCTAGATGATGCAGGTGTGGTGACATATCAGTATAAATATGAAGGAATGGTGGTAGCAAAGTGTGGATGCAGATAG